From Spiroplasma monobiae MQ-1, a single genomic window includes:
- a CDS encoding J domain-containing protein, whose translation MDSLFKFILRLLEIFFYVLIFDLIFGGIRRLRGGRNRNRDNTQSRYSDEDFVGGADYDSSNSYSDFYQDKSQVDQAFEALGMPRESSLKEVKKRYIELAKKYHPDKNPNNLEAQAEMTKINNAYDTIVDYFNRRK comes from the coding sequence ATGGATAGTCTATTTAAATTTATATTAAGGTTATTAGAAATTTTCTTTTACGTCCTAATATTTGATTTAATTTTTGGTGGAATCAGAAGACTTAGAGGTGGAAGAAATAGAAATAGAGATAACACTCAAAGTCGTTACTCTGATGAAGACTTTGTTGGAGGAGCTGATTACGATAGTTCTAATTCATATTCAGACTTTTATCAAGACAAATCTCAAGTTGATCAAGCTTTTGAAGCTTTAGGTATGCCAAGAGAATCATCATTAAAAGAAGTTAAAAAGAGATATATTGAATTGGCTAAAAAATATCATCCGGATAAAAATCCAAATAACTTGGAAGCCCAAGCAGAAATGACAAAAATTAATAATGCTTATGACACAATTGTCGATTATTTTAATAGAAGAAAATAA
- the thiI gene encoding tRNA uracil 4-sulfurtransferase ThiI, which yields MKNILIRYGELTLKGNNRNAFISKLIQNIKFKLKEYKEFIEYKKDHNSLVLEIKDESKLDNISNILQNIFGIYSLSIVEIVEKNEDVILAKTLEIAMNHSGTFKVEVERKDKGFSMGSQELKTKVAVNILKNNNNIKVNVHKPDLKLTIIIKHNGAFIFTSRINASKGLPVGVSGRGLSLLSGGIDSPVASYLTLKRGMVVDFLHFMTLPHTTPEALDKVFKLAGKIEKFNHSSFSLYVCDFSMILKELMHIKEESYRITIMRRIFIRIANEWAKIIGVQALITGESLGQVASQTIESINVINEVSQLPILRPVLTHDKEEIIEISKKIDTYETSILPFDDVCSMYVPKNPVTKPKSFVATKQEENLLLDEMIDYTIKNYIKTYIWKDGELIEKQ from the coding sequence ATGAAAAATATATTAATAAGATATGGAGAATTAACTTTAAAAGGAAATAATAGAAATGCCTTTATTAGTAAACTGATTCAAAATATAAAATTCAAACTAAAAGAATACAAGGAATTTATTGAGTACAAAAAAGATCACAACAGTTTAGTTTTGGAAATAAAAGATGAAAGTAAATTAGATAATATATCAAATATTTTGCAAAATATATTTGGTATTTACTCATTGTCTATTGTTGAAATTGTTGAAAAAAATGAAGATGTTATTCTTGCTAAAACTTTAGAAATTGCTATGAATCACTCTGGAACTTTTAAGGTTGAAGTTGAAAGAAAAGACAAGGGTTTTTCAATGGGTTCTCAAGAATTAAAAACTAAAGTTGCTGTTAATATTTTGAAAAACAACAATAATATAAAAGTTAATGTTCATAAACCCGATTTAAAATTAACAATAATAATAAAACACAATGGAGCATTTATTTTTACATCAAGAATAAATGCTTCAAAAGGTCTACCTGTCGGAGTTAGTGGTAGAGGATTATCGTTGCTAAGTGGCGGCATTGACTCTCCTGTTGCAAGTTATCTAACTTTAAAAAGAGGAATGGTTGTAGATTTTTTACATTTTATGACACTGCCCCACACAACACCCGAAGCTTTGGATAAGGTTTTTAAATTGGCAGGTAAAATTGAAAAATTTAATCATTCAAGTTTTTCCTTATATGTTTGTGATTTTTCTATGATTTTGAAAGAACTTATGCATATAAAAGAAGAATCATACAGAATAACAATCATGAGAAGAATATTTATAAGAATTGCAAATGAATGAGCCAAAATTATTGGAGTACAAGCCCTAATAACTGGTGAATCATTGGGACAAGTGGCTAGTCAAACTATTGAATCAATTAATGTTATAAATGAAGTTTCACAATTACCAATATTAAGACCTGTGTTAACACACGATAAGGAAGAAATTATTGAAATTTCTAAAAAAATTGATACTTATGAAACCTCAATATTACCTTTTGATGACGTATGTTCAATGTATGTTCCTAAAAATCCAGTTACAAAACCAAAATCATTTGTAGCTACAAAACAAGAAGAAAATTTATTGTTAGATGAAATGATAGACTATACAATTAAAAATTATATAAAAACTTATATATGAAAAGATGGTGAGTTAATTGAAAAACAATAA
- a CDS encoding septation ring formation regulator EzrA, whose protein sequence is MKPLWDIDQIFKNPVYIGALCTFLACLVIAVLVLVLMNIYKRILQTAAKTIDLMDDLKKSPLKYRLMRVSMIFEETKSFEKELMIWRTKYEILFEVELQKVFVDFVGLIEDKKNTRPNLKNLKKFETLYERAMTINKNVHDIFVEIMNNLEIEFIQRDSLTFQKELFRILKDEIIMTTFKEVSIDEVKLKSTIDQIEGLFEDFYLKLDEGRYKESWDYLLKIDQALIFLIELLDSIPYIISTITTIIPQLMIELKNKHVTFGPVRRNLPINALKFGELEKQIDTSRIKINNELEKLQFKKANRTLKTVFNQINAFKSLVENEDNLKSFFEVRTPDIKKKFDLIEQSTRLIERDFTRVEDMSKQFSKERNDFEIAKSSYMKTKAKADLLFSQIILGTNNGNEINLIQIKEEMLGVMDQALKDLSNLEKSAKTVESKSTNIDSLANQVLFIQSILSQLDVKINQYKSIKELEKFIPTIQELHLDLEKYSRERLKKITTETERERISQEIDKCSQNALALARDLNDAIFLDYISQEIIIYLERYVGKVGGINEAIFNCEKLFKERQLDQLIGYSLQTLLSIKENKIR, encoded by the coding sequence ATGAAACCATTATGGGATATTGACCAAATTTTTAAAAATCCAGTGTACATAGGGGCGTTATGTACTTTTTTGGCATGTCTTGTAATAGCTGTTTTGGTTTTGGTTTTAATGAATATTTATAAAAGAATACTTCAAACTGCAGCAAAAACAATAGATTTAATGGATGATTTAAAAAAATCACCTTTAAAATACCGTTTGATGCGAGTTTCTATGATTTTTGAAGAAACAAAAAGTTTTGAAAAGGAACTTATGATTTGAAGAACTAAATATGAAATTCTTTTTGAAGTTGAATTGCAAAAAGTTTTTGTTGATTTTGTTGGATTAATTGAAGATAAAAAGAATACTAGACCAAACTTAAAAAATTTGAAAAAATTTGAAACACTATACGAAAGGGCGATGACAATCAATAAAAATGTTCATGATATTTTCGTTGAAATAATGAACAATTTAGAAATTGAATTTATCCAAAGAGATTCATTGACATTCCAAAAAGAACTTTTCAGAATACTTAAAGATGAAATTATAATGACTACTTTTAAAGAAGTATCGATAGATGAAGTAAAATTAAAATCAACCATTGATCAAATAGAGGGTCTTTTTGAAGACTTTTATTTGAAGTTGGATGAGGGAAGATATAAAGAAAGTTGAGACTATCTATTAAAAATAGATCAAGCCTTGATTTTTTTGATAGAACTTTTGGATTCAATTCCTTACATTATTTCAACCATAACAACTATAATTCCACAACTTATGATTGAATTAAAAAACAAACACGTTACCTTTGGTCCTGTAAGAAGAAACTTGCCGATAAATGCATTGAAGTTTGGGGAACTTGAAAAACAAATCGATACATCTAGAATAAAAATTAACAATGAGTTAGAAAAACTACAATTTAAAAAAGCAAATAGAACTTTAAAAACTGTATTTAATCAAATAAATGCATTTAAGAGTTTGGTGGAAAATGAGGACAATTTAAAGTCATTCTTTGAAGTAAGAACTCCAGATATTAAAAAGAAATTTGATCTTATAGAGCAATCAACAAGGTTAATTGAAAGAGATTTCACCAGAGTGGAGGATATGTCAAAACAATTTTCAAAAGAAAGAAATGATTTTGAAATTGCAAAATCTTCATATATGAAAACTAAAGCAAAAGCGGATTTATTATTTTCACAAATTATTTTGGGAACAAATAACGGTAATGAAATTAACTTGATTCAAATCAAAGAAGAAATGCTTGGTGTAATGGATCAAGCTTTAAAAGATTTATCTAATTTAGAAAAATCTGCAAAAACTGTTGAGAGTAAAAGTACAAATATTGATTCTCTTGCAAACCAGGTTTTATTTATTCAATCAATTTTAAGTCAACTGGATGTAAAAATTAATCAATACAAATCAATAAAAGAACTTGAAAAATTTATACCAACAATTCAAGAACTTCACCTAGATTTAGAAAAGTATTCAAGAGAAAGATTGAAAAAGATAACAACCGAAACTGAAAGAGAACGTATTTCACAAGAAATAGATAAATGTAGTCAGAACGCTCTTGCTTTAGCTAGAGATTTAAATGATGCAATTTTTTTAGATTATATATCACAAGAAATTATAATTTATCTTGAAAGATATGTTGGTAAAGTTGGTGGAATTAATGAAGCAATATTTAATTGTGAAAAATTATTTAAAGAAAGACAACTTGATCAATTAATTGGATATTCTTTACAAACTTTATTATCGATAAAGGAAAACAAAATAAGATAG
- the rpsD gene encoding 30S ribosomal protein S4, producing the protein MSRYTGSTFKKARRYGFSILETGKEFSKGKKRTTAPGQHGARRTKLSGYGQQMQEKQKVKFMYGLTERQFRNTYARAKKIKGITGTIFLQQLESRLDNVIYRMGLSLTRQGARQLVSHGHILVNGKKLDIPSYSVRIGDIISVKDKMQKNDKIVEALASNAATVEFVKFDKTKMSGELLRLPERKELNQEINEALIVEWYNRLIK; encoded by the coding sequence ATGTCAAGATATACAGGATCTACATTTAAAAAAGCTAGAAGATATGGATTTTCTATCTTAGAAACAGGTAAAGAGTTCTCAAAAGGTAAAAAAAGAACAACTGCACCTGGACAACACGGAGCAAGAAGAACTAAACTTTCAGGTTATGGTCAACAAATGCAAGAAAAACAAAAAGTTAAATTTATGTATGGTTTAACTGAGAGACAATTTAGAAACACTTATGCAAGAGCTAAAAAAATTAAAGGAATTACAGGAACAATCTTTTTACAACAATTAGAGTCAAGATTAGACAATGTAATTTACAGAATGGGATTATCATTAACAAGACAAGGTGCAAGACAATTAGTTTCACACGGTCACATTTTAGTTAATGGTAAGAAATTAGATATTCCATCATACTCAGTAAGAATTGGAGATATAATTTCAGTTAAAGATAAAATGCAAAAAAACGATAAAATCGTTGAAGCATTGGCATCAAACGCAGCAACAGTTGAGTTTGTAAAATTTGACAAAACAAAAATGTCTGGAGAATTATTAAGATTGCCAGAAAGAAAAGAATTAAACCAAGAAATCAATGAAGCATTAATTGTTGAATGATACAACCGTTTAATTAAATAA
- a CDS encoding Sua5/YciO/YrdC/YwlC family protein, translated as MLNKKDTTNAIKLLKLNKVIILPTDTIYGLSAICNKENEIKINNIKKSDEDKKLIILFSKLSQLKSIFKPSKEFKKNLKSEKLLTQVVDTNNGKLAFRKVIRKDLKNIINKVGLIFSTSVNYSGNPFLGKKEELELFNIQVSEFFWDGPLNSKPSKIIDLVEKKVIRD; from the coding sequence ATGTTAAACAAAAAGGATACTACAAATGCAATAAAACTACTAAAACTAAACAAAGTAATCATACTTCCAACAGATACGATATATGGTTTAAGTGCTATTTGTAATAAAGAAAATGAGATCAAAATAAACAATATTAAAAAATCTGATGAAGATAAAAAATTAATTATACTTTTTTCTAAGTTATCTCAGTTAAAGAGTATTTTTAAACCTTCAAAAGAATTTAAAAAAAATTTGAAGTCGGAAAAGTTGTTAACTCAAGTAGTGGATACAAATAATGGTAAATTGGCTTTTAGAAAAGTTATAAGAAAAGATTTAAAAAATATAATAAATAAAGTTGGTTTGATATTTTCAACTAGTGTTAACTATTCTGGAAATCCCTTTTTAGGAAAAAAAGAAGAGTTAGAACTATTCAATATTCAAGTTAGTGAATTTTTCTGGGATGGCCCTTTAAATTCAAAACCATCTAAAATAATAGATTTAGTTGAAAAAAAGGTAATAAGGGATTAA
- a CDS encoding SDR family NAD(P)-dependent oxidoreductase, giving the protein MKKNLNKNTFAIVTGASKGLGFAYCEELLKLGYNVIGVARNTESLKELQEKYKNLKVERWDLDLSDLKNSYKLFEDSKKINVEIIINNAGYGVWGYFDETDLEKEMNMIDLNIKSLHIITKLFATKFKEENKGRVINIASMGSFTPGPVFSSYYASKAYVLSLGIAVNTELKKTKSKARVITVCPGALKTDFWNRSSTKERATLREKSSSMSPLIYAKKSLKKAIKVKRKNYLVVGAFNKFAKMLTDIMPEETILNSVYKYQRKTK; this is encoded by the coding sequence ATGAAAAAAAATCTAAATAAGAATACTTTTGCAATAGTGACCGGAGCAAGTAAGGGGCTTGGCTTTGCTTATTGTGAGGAATTATTAAAATTAGGTTATAACGTTATTGGTGTTGCGAGAAATACCGAAAGTCTAAAAGAACTACAAGAAAAGTATAAGAACCTTAAAGTTGAAAGATGAGATTTAGATTTAAGTGATTTAAAAAACTCATATAAATTATTTGAAGATTCAAAAAAAATTAATGTAGAAATTATAATCAACAATGCTGGTTATGGAGTTTGAGGTTATTTTGATGAAACTGACTTAGAAAAAGAAATGAACATGATTGATTTGAACATTAAATCTCTACACATAATAACAAAATTATTTGCAACAAAATTTAAAGAAGAAAATAAGGGTAGAGTAATTAATATAGCATCTATGGGTTCTTTTACTCCTGGTCCTGTTTTTTCAAGTTACTATGCGTCAAAAGCTTATGTTTTAAGTCTTGGTATAGCCGTTAATACTGAACTAAAGAAAACCAAATCAAAAGCAAGGGTAATAACCGTTTGTCCTGGTGCGCTAAAGACAGATTTTTGAAATAGAAGTAGTACCAAAGAAAGAGCGACACTTAGGGAAAAATCAAGTTCAATGAGTCCTTTGATTTATGCAAAAAAAAGTCTTAAAAAGGCAATTAAAGTCAAAAGGAAAAATTATTTGGTTGTAGGTGCTTTTAATAAATTTGCTAAAATGTTAACTGATATAATGCCTGAAGAAACAATATTAAACTCTGTTTATAAATATCAAAGGAAAACTAAATAA
- the pgsA gene encoding CDP-diacylglycerol--glycerol-3-phosphate 3-phosphatidyltransferase: MNLANKITLIRILLIPIIVVLMLITPAPMVSYPGIETLQDKNVMAIGSYHLPWTYLVAGILFILASLTDMLDGYIARKYNMVTNFGKFFDSIADKLLTNAVLIIFACFGVLPIWMCVILICRDFIIDVVRQILAKSSVVMAANQMGRIRATAEMLGLSILFFFGAQCWDNFIEYGWINQVVMIPMYITTVLSILSAGIYIHANRKVLFDSSTEKNNEKKSK, translated from the coding sequence ATGAATTTGGCAAATAAAATAACTTTGATTAGAATACTTTTAATACCAATTATTGTGGTATTGATGCTTATAACACCAGCACCAATGGTTTCTTATCCTGGAATTGAAACTTTACAAGATAAAAATGTGATGGCTATTGGATCATATCATTTGCCATGAACTTATTTGGTGGCTGGAATATTATTTATATTAGCTAGTTTAACAGACATGCTAGATGGATATATCGCTAGAAAATATAACATGGTTACAAATTTTGGTAAATTCTTTGATTCAATAGCAGATAAATTACTTACAAATGCCGTACTAATTATTTTCGCTTGTTTTGGTGTTTTGCCAATATGAATGTGTGTAATTTTAATATGTCGTGACTTTATAATCGATGTTGTTAGACAAATTCTTGCGAAATCATCAGTTGTTATGGCTGCAAATCAAATGGGAAGAATTAGAGCAACTGCAGAAATGCTTGGACTTTCAATTTTGTTTTTCTTTGGAGCTCAATGTTGAGATAACTTTATTGAATATGGTTGAATAAATCAAGTTGTTATGATTCCTATGTATATAACAACAGTACTTTCAATTTTATCTGCTGGAATTTATATTCATGCAAACAGAAAAGTTTTATTCGATAGTTCTACAGAAAAAAATAATGAAAAAAAATCTAAATAA
- a CDS encoding DUF3800 domain-containing protein: protein MGNFISEKLYIALDESGKLNKNDIANYFVVGGFLYSDKETVKSTIRQVENEIKNKYNIPKNFELKGNKSEENATVDFINRIFEEIGDLICPIFSVVSRKELNEHFTVNEMLAYDFFVNNLMGFNSKLFKFDEKCSNIFLLMDERNLKKTEYNQLENLLKTNYIEKPYTINTYYLSSKITDVIRLADILDHIVYTYYNNPNSEKNKLFQNKINKQILERIKNGTIYYPFKKSYFKQLNAMDNNKKHD from the coding sequence ATGGGAAATTTTATTTCAGAGAAACTTTATATAGCTCTAGATGAGAGTGGTAAGTTGAATAAAAATGATATAGCCAATTATTTTGTTGTTGGTGGGTTTTTATACTCAGATAAAGAAACTGTAAAATCAACTATCAGACAAGTGGAAAACGAAATTAAAAATAAATACAACATTCCTAAAAATTTTGAATTAAAGGGTAATAAATCAGAAGAAAATGCAACTGTTGATTTCATTAATAGAATATTTGAAGAAATTGGCGATTTAATTTGTCCAATATTCTCTGTTGTCTCTAGAAAAGAATTAAATGAGCATTTTACAGTTAATGAAATGCTTGCATATGATTTTTTTGTTAATAACCTTATGGGATTTAATTCAAAATTATTTAAATTTGATGAAAAATGTTCAAATATATTCCTATTGATGGATGAAAGGAACTTGAAAAAGACTGAATACAACCAGTTAGAAAACCTTTTAAAAACTAATTATATTGAAAAACCATATACTATAAACACTTATTATTTATCAAGTAAAATAACTGATGTTATTAGACTTGCAGATATTTTAGATCATATTGTATATACTTATTACAACAATCCAAACTCTGAAAAAAATAAATTATTTCAAAATAAAATAAATAAGCAAATATTAGAAAGAATAAAAAATGGGACAATATATTACCCGTTTAAGAAATCATACTTTAAACAACTTAATGCAATGGATAATAATAAAAAGCACGATTAA
- the tyrS gene encoding tyrosine--tRNA ligase yields MMRSILEELKQRDLLKQFTNEEKILNAQNEGAGVYCGFDPTADSLHVGHLIQIINLKRFKDFGFAPIAILGGATGMIGDPSFKSEERSLLTLEQVGKNVDGIKRQLNFLIPDINVINNNDWLGKMSLIDFLREIGKDFNLAYLLAKENIASRIEKGLSITEFSYTMLQGYDFFRLYEDQKCWMQIGGSDQWGNITSGTDYIASRVGRENSKACGITMNLLTKKDGVKFGKTESGAIWLDKDKTSEYEFYQFFVNQDDEDCEKLFKFLTTLPVDEINLIKEEHAKEPFKRIMQKRLAQEVTTFVHGTEGLAKAEKVTEALFSGDLMQLDKSELLATINSMPKIQVKGNLEIIDLIVESKIASSKREARELLNEGAISINNNNTFEENTIVDEKLFTVDNFIFIKKGKKKYFVVEII; encoded by the coding sequence GTGATGCGTAGCATTTTAGAAGAATTAAAGCAAAGAGATTTGCTAAAACAATTTACAAATGAAGAAAAAATATTAAATGCACAAAATGAAGGTGCTGGGGTTTATTGTGGATTTGATCCTACAGCAGATTCACTTCACGTTGGACATTTAATTCAAATCATTAACCTAAAAAGGTTTAAAGACTTTGGATTTGCACCAATTGCAATATTGGGTGGAGCAACAGGTATGATTGGAGACCCTAGTTTTAAAAGTGAAGAAAGAAGTTTGTTAACTTTGGAACAAGTTGGTAAAAATGTCGATGGTATAAAAAGACAATTAAATTTCTTAATACCAGATATAAATGTAATTAATAACAATGATTGATTAGGAAAAATGTCTTTAATTGATTTTTTAAGAGAAATCGGGAAAGACTTTAACTTGGCTTATTTATTAGCTAAAGAAAATATTGCATCAAGAATTGAGAAAGGTTTAAGTATTACTGAATTCTCATATACAATGCTTCAGGGGTATGACTTTTTTAGATTATATGAAGATCAAAAATGCTGAATGCAAATTGGTGGATCTGATCAGTGAGGAAATATAACAAGTGGAACAGACTATATAGCGAGTAGGGTTGGTAGAGAAAATTCAAAAGCTTGTGGAATAACGATGAATCTTTTAACTAAAAAAGATGGAGTTAAATTTGGGAAAACTGAATCTGGTGCTATTTGATTAGATAAAGATAAAACAAGTGAGTATGAATTTTATCAATTCTTTGTTAATCAAGATGATGAAGATTGTGAAAAACTATTTAAATTTTTAACAACTCTTCCAGTTGATGAAATTAACTTAATTAAAGAAGAGCATGCAAAAGAACCTTTCAAAAGAATAATGCAAAAGAGATTAGCACAAGAAGTTACAACTTTTGTTCATGGTACTGAAGGTCTGGCAAAAGCTGAAAAGGTAACAGAAGCACTATTTAGTGGGGATTTAATGCAACTTGATAAAAGTGAATTACTAGCAACAATCAATTCAATGCCAAAGATTCAAGTAAAAGGAAACTTAGAAATAATTGATCTTATAGTTGAGTCAAAAATTGCTAGTTCAAAAAGAGAAGCTAGAGAATTACTAAATGAAGGAGCTATTTCAATTAACAACAATAACACATTTGAAGAAAATACTATTGTAGATGAAAAACTATTTACAGTAGATAACTTTATTTTTATTAAAAAAGGAAAGAAAAAATATTTTGTAGTAGAAATTATATAG
- a CDS encoding nicotinate phosphoribosyltransferase has protein sequence MKNKFNIDFRIFENYYSADYFKKTREILNKYKPKQLVTMQWFQRSDNTVVCGIEVIKEILRLSNIDNLEVEAVEDGEIVNALEPVLKITGLYNDFAHFEGLFDGILSRASTIATNARKISKAANNKIVINMNDRMDYFTNQQIDGYASYVGGIRNLVTEASFEFLEEESNLNGTMPHALIASFDGDLIKATQAYKEVFPNNNLVALIDYNNDCLNDALKVCNAFRGEIYGVRLDTSQGLVDKSLQNMKEKSNELHGVNITLVKLLRKELDKSGHNNVKIIVSSGFNEDKIRDFEINNAPVDIYGVGDAITKNKIGFTGDIVLIDGKKQSKFGRENTFSSKIKSIKYK, from the coding sequence ATGAAAAATAAGTTTAATATTGATTTTAGAATATTTGAAAACTATTATTCAGCAGACTATTTTAAAAAAACCAGAGAAATACTAAACAAGTATAAACCTAAACAACTTGTGACAATGCAATGATTTCAAAGATCAGACAATACAGTTGTTTGTGGAATTGAAGTCATTAAAGAAATTTTAAGACTTTCAAATATAGATAATTTAGAAGTTGAGGCAGTTGAGGATGGAGAGATTGTTAATGCATTAGAACCTGTTTTAAAAATAACAGGCCTATACAATGATTTTGCACATTTCGAGGGTTTATTTGATGGGATTTTATCTAGAGCATCAACAATTGCCACAAATGCAAGAAAAATTTCAAAAGCAGCTAATAATAAAATTGTTATTAATATGAATGACAGGATGGATTACTTCACAAATCAACAAATTGACGGATATGCGTCTTATGTTGGAGGCATAAGAAATCTTGTGACTGAAGCTTCTTTTGAGTTTTTAGAAGAAGAATCAAATCTGAATGGAACAATGCCCCATGCATTAATAGCATCATTTGATGGGGATTTGATAAAAGCAACACAAGCTTACAAAGAGGTATTTCCAAATAATAACCTTGTTGCTCTAATTGATTACAATAATGATTGTTTAAATGATGCTTTAAAAGTGTGCAATGCTTTTAGAGGAGAAATTTATGGAGTTAGATTAGATACATCTCAAGGGCTTGTTGATAAATCTCTTCAAAATATGAAAGAAAAAAGTAATGAACTACATGGTGTGAACATAACTCTTGTGAAGTTGCTTAGAAAAGAGTTAGATAAAAGCGGGCATAATAATGTAAAAATAATAGTTTCTTCAGGCTTTAACGAAGATAAAATTAGAGATTTTGAAATTAATAATGCACCAGTTGATATATATGGTGTTGGAGATGCAATTACAAAGAATAAAATTGGATTTACAGGAGATATTGTTTTAATTGATGGTAAAAAGCAATCAAAATTTGGAAGAGAAAACACTTTTTCAAGTAAGATAAAAAGTATAAAATATAAATAG
- the ytpR gene encoding YtpR family tRNA-binding protein, whose product MKLFSKHIKNFNTLGVLIENKKITETKKDNNCEILFHNNEVVGLNIFEFHSEENFFLEDKRLHEAIKPLLNKYFKNIEFEDQFIIAKVVEFEKIPNTHLSKCKVSTGKEDLQIICGASNVREGLYTTLATIGSWMPDGSQINQGKLKGFDSFGMLCSSKELEIDDEKYNKPGIMEWEVDDSYTGKSIWEVLNEK is encoded by the coding sequence ATGAAATTATTTTCAAAACACATAAAAAACTTCAATACTTTAGGGGTTTTAATAGAAAATAAAAAAATAACAGAAACTAAAAAAGATAATAATTGTGAAATTCTATTTCATAATAATGAAGTTGTGGGGTTAAATATTTTTGAATTCCATTCAGAAGAAAATTTCTTTTTAGAAGACAAAAGATTACACGAAGCAATAAAACCACTTTTAAATAAATACTTCAAAAATATTGAATTTGAAGATCAGTTTATAATAGCGAAAGTTGTGGAGTTTGAAAAAATTCCTAATACTCACTTATCAAAATGTAAAGTATCAACAGGAAAAGAAGACCTTCAAATAATTTGTGGTGCTTCTAATGTCAGAGAAGGTTTGTATACAACTTTGGCAACAATTGGAAGTTGAATGCCCGATGGAAGCCAAATTAATCAAGGAAAATTAAAAGGATTTGATTCATTTGGAATGCTTTGCTCATCAAAAGAATTAGAAATTGATGATGAAAAATATAATAAACCAGGAATTATGGAATGAGAAGTTGACGATTCTTATACAGGGAAGTCAATATGAGAGGTTTTAAATGAAAAATAA
- a CDS encoding DegV family protein yields MKIAILIDSSCGIKDVKNYKNLHLVPLMITKEDGQQVADDENLSSEEFYVLNDSQLLKTSQSIPGNVMGKWDDLLKEYDEVICLLLSKGLSGQYNTFKMFSQEDEYKNKIHVIDTNGVSIVIKRQLELVEKLIKEGKNGQEIKDIMEEHYNKTVGYIIPKSLDQLVRGGRISKAAAGLAKILKITPILKYDGEIDKQDKTRTFKKAVEEVLNLLKENYPKSDIIDIAYSETDNETFNLVQELIEDAGLKIGLLEQMPNTITCHTGRGTFAFMPYQIWGEKLWK; encoded by the coding sequence ATGAAAATAGCAATTTTAATTGACTCTTCTTGCGGTATAAAGGATGTAAAAAATTATAAAAATTTGCACCTAGTACCGCTAATGATTACTAAAGAGGATGGACAACAAGTAGCTGACGATGAGAATTTAAGTAGTGAAGAATTTTATGTATTAAATGATTCACAACTTTTAAAAACATCTCAATCAATCCCTGGTAATGTTATGGGTAAATGAGACGATTTATTAAAAGAATATGATGAGGTAATTTGTTTATTACTTTCAAAAGGTCTTTCAGGACAATATAATACTTTTAAGATGTTTTCCCAAGAAGATGAATATAAAAATAAAATACATGTAATTGATACAAACGGTGTCAGCATCGTTATAAAACGTCAATTAGAATTAGTTGAAAAACTAATTAAAGAAGGTAAAAACGGTCAAGAAATTAAAGATATTATGGAAGAACACTACAACAAAACAGTTGGTTATATAATTCCAAAATCTCTTGATCAATTAGTTCGTGGCGGAAGAATTAGTAAAGCCGCTGCCGGACTTGCAAAAATCTTAAAAATAACACCAATATTAAAATATGATGGTGAAATTGATAAACAAGATAAAACAAGAACATTTAAAAAGGCTGTTGAAGAAGTTCTTAATTTATTAAAAGAAAACTATCCAAAAAGCGATATCATAGATATTGCTTATTCTGAAACAGATAATGAAACTTTTAATTTAGTTCAAGAACTTATAGAAGATGCTGGCTTAAAAATAGGTTTATTAGAGCAAATGCCGAACACAATCACTTGTCACACAGGTAGAGGAACTTTTGCATTTATGCCGTATCAAATTTGAGGAGAGAAATTATGAAAATAG